AAAAATACATATCTTATTTTAACTTGCAGTTCCCTAGTTACTGGATtcgtgtgtgttttttttttttttccatatgcaTTTCTTCCtacctcagttttcttttcctaatttctCCCCCTTTTCTATACagctatctttctttttctttatatttaaggtgttatttatgtattttggctATTAGGGTTCCAGTATACAGGTTCCAAGTTTTTCTGCCAGCTCATCCTTGTGCTTTATCGATCAGCATTGTCAATTCTAACATagtcaaatgtttttctttatggctctTGGCTTGTTCTTTGAAGTCCTTTCCTATCCCATGTTTCCCTATGTTTCAAAAATTCTtagagttctttaaaaaaaaaattagctcctTAAACTGTGTGGATATCAATTTGTAAATGGTGTGAGGTAGACatctaatttctttttcaaaggaATAACTAATTGTTCAAGCACTGTTTATTAACCTTTTCCCACTGACCTGAAGAAGATTGCCATCTTCCTCATTTATGGACCTCCTATGCACACGTTTCTGTATTCTCTCCATTATCTGTGCTTATCACAATAAGCAGACTTAATCTTATGATTTTCCAATATGCTCTGATATGGGGCAAGTCCCACCCcgcctttatttcttttataataaaaaaaggtTTCAAAATCTGTTCCTTGTTTAACTGCctgattctcttttcttcctctggttGCAAGTGACAAAGAGGTGAAAtaagaattaccaaaaaaaaaaaaaaaaagaattaccataGGCAAGACAAGGAGCATGaagaatggagaaagagaaattctcttaagatggtttttttttttccccccctctacACTTCAAGATGCTACCCTATGAATATGccaaataaacatgaaataagTTTGTGTGTTCAGCCACTGTCTGAATCATTGGTGCCTTTCATTGCTGTTCAGTTACCAATGGCAGGGACCACGTAAACATCAAATGGGAACAGATGGGAGCTAGAAAGAAACATGAATCAGGGTGAGAAAATGAACAGGGACCTAAATGAGTAAAGAACATggtgagagaaaataaaaacttgtatTCTTATGGACCCACCTGCCAGGCAGTCCAGTCTCTGCTTAGAGTATCCACTGGGTTCTTTCTGCTACCTCTTGATGCTTTTTATATTTGGATTACAGAGGTCGGTTCTTTACTGGACACCTGACtttacagagaaaggaaaagcacGATTTGGGATATAATAATAATGACTCATAGCAAATACCACTGAAAGTGGGTAGGTGTTAAAAAGGGAGCCCAACAAGCAAGTGCGGTAGTAAAATATTCACATACACAGTTTAATCTTTAAATCTAGCACTGCACCTGTTTTCCTGGTGAAGCTACCATTACACAAGTTGGAAAAGCCGTCACATGGGTTTTGAGTTaacaatgaaattatttacaatgaATTTAGCTGTTCCTGACTGTCGATAGGGCCTGGTGGTTGTCATGCGGCTTGTGTTCAGTGCAGTGTGGCCAGAGCTTCATGGTCCAGTAAGTACGACCAGGTAGTAACAAAGGCTTTCAATGGCCGTTCACATAAACATCCTCATTTTTTATGTTCCCCAAACACGAACTTTGTGAGTTACTGATCTCCTTTCAACTCACCAATTTATAATCAATTGTCTGTTTTAAAGTAGGCTATTTTCCCTAGTAAAAAGCAACAATTGCGTCAAGTTCTAAGGAGCTGCCTCAAGAAGTCCCATGTAAGAGGCATTTCTCCCCTTTGCACCAAGTTTACAAATGAAGACAAACCACTTAATACACCGTAATGATATTTACCATTACCAAAGCAAATGAGGGAAGGGGATAGTCTCTAAAACAATGGAATGCGAACACTAAGACTTCAGTGGCCCCTACTGAactgttttaaaatgttcataatcTGCTAGCTTCATGAAACCTAATAACCGCTGGCTTTACAACAAACTTTTTTGTACACCTAAAGGGTAGCTTttgattaaaaacattaaaaaaaaaaagagtaattgtTCTACGTATCAGATAAATCGCTCTGGATTGTAGAGCCAGACCTCTCTCTTAAGTGGAGCTCATGCAGCTAGCTTTGGGCATTTGCTAGGAAACGAAGCGCTAACCAATCTTCCGTCCGGCTGCTTCCAACCGCTGGTCTTCCAGTGCGGCCGCACGGCCCGTGCGCTCCGGAGCCGGTCCGCCGCGGGCGCGGGGCCGGGGCCGGAGCCCGGGCGGAGCGCACGCGCGCTCGGAGCAGTTGCGCACGTTTCAGCGCTTCCCGCTCCTACCGTTGGGCTTAAGACTTTCAACCGCCGTCTGGGTCCGGCTTCCTGCTCCGTCGGGTGCCCCCTGGTGCTCATCACCTGCACCATCTTGAGTGGCGGCTGCGCGGAGCAAGGGGTCCAGGGAGCCCGAGGATGCTTTCGAGAAAGCCGCACGTCCAAAGCCGGGGTGTGGATCACACGGGCACACTCAGGCACCTCTAAAGGAAGAGGCAGGCTGTTTTTACTAAGCACCAAGAGAGACAGGAGCACATTAAGTTTCATCCAAGTCAACTCAGCTCCTTCAAGTTTGTGGTAAAAGCCGCAAAGATACGTAGACCTCGTTTCTTCTCGAATCCATCCCCTCCCGCGCGCTGTGCGCTTTTTCCGGGCGGAGTTCGCTGTGACCCTTGACTGCAGTGGGGCGGCCCGTCTCTGCGAGTCAGAGGATCTGTCCTGGGCTTGAAGCCCAGGATGCGGCCTTAAGTGCCATGGAAGGGagcttcccccctcccccagccaatCAGTGTTATGCACAAAGTCTGTGGCCCGAGCAGAGGGGGTCCGGCTCCTCCCGGCTCTCCGCCCACGCTCCGGTCGCGCCACCGTATTTAAATAGGAACAGCAGCTCGTTTTCCATCCATGGCAATCCCAAGAGCCTGCTCTCTCCTCAACACAGCATGGTGGGAGCCTCTCCCCTCTTCCTGAgtccttctcttgttttctcttcccttcttccacAATTAATGCCCAAGTCATGCTTTTCCTAGCTAGCGCCCACTAAAGGATGAGGCTTAGCGACCCGCGGTGACGCTCCCATCCGCCTTCCAGAAGAGGCGGTTTCAAAGGGAACTACAGCTCCCGTGGGGCCTCAGGCTAAGCCACCGCAGGGCATCACGGGAGTCGTAGGCGTCTTCCTGCTCTGTCCCGTTCATTCCTCAAGGTGTCAACTACAAGTCCCAGAGCGTCTCAGGGCAAGACAGCCTGCGCGAGAGCCCCGCGAGCGGAGTGGGGGTGGGGCGCCCcgggcggcggggggcggggcccgAGCGGGCTGTGTGGAGGCTTCAGATTCCCGGCGCCATTTAGCGCGGAGTTTCGCCGGCGGACGCGGCTCTTCTTCCGCGGCCTCTCTGCACTCATCTCCGTGACAGAAGGCGCCCGACCGGGTGACTGCCCTTACTTCTCCCGGCCCTCCTCGGCCCGGAGGAGCACCGGGCTCGGGCCCTCCCCCACCGGCTCTCCCTCCGTCAgcccccggccccggcccggAGAGGAAGGGGTCCGCCCGGCCCGGGGCGGGCGGTGAGGCCCGGGGCCGGGGGCCGCTCCTTCGTGTCGCGCTTCGGCCCCTCGCGTCGGGCAATGGGCGGCCTCTGAGGCCGTCCAGCAGGGCGGGGAGGAGGAGCGGCCGCCTGCCTGGCCGCGAGCCCCATCGCGGCCTCGTCCGCCTCCGCGCCGAGCGGCAGCCGCTCGGGGGTCCAGCCCGCCCCGGGCCGCAGCGGTGGAGAGCCGGCCGCCGCCTCCTTGACTCGGTGCGGGCCGCCGCGCCGCCCCCATGACCGCGCGCCCCCGGCCCTCCAGCCCGCCCGTCCGCCGCTCGCCGCACGATGGGTGCGGGCCGTGAGGCGCCAGCCCCCGTGCCTccgccccgccgccgcccccgaCAAGCGCGCCTCGAGAGCCGCAGCGGCCGCCGCAGCCGGGCCCGCGGGCCCGCCTCCCGCTCGGGCCGCCGAGTCAGTGCTGAGTGAGGGGCCGTCGCCCCGCCGCCCCGGGCCGGCCCCCTTCTTCCGCGAACTCGAGCAGCCCGCCTCGCTCCCGCTCCCACCATGT
This window of the Bos taurus isolate L1 Dominette 01449 registration number 42190680 breed Hereford chromosome 5, ARS-UCD2.0, whole genome shotgun sequence genome carries:
- the LOC112446768 gene encoding uncharacterized protein; its protein translation is MTWALIVEEGKRKQEKDSGRGERLPPCCVEERAGSWDCHGWKTSCCSYLNTVARPERGRRAGRSRTPSARATDFVHNTDWLGEGGSSLPWHLRPHPGLQAQDRSSDSQRRAAPLQSRVTANSARKKRTARGRGWIREETRSTYLCGFYHKLEGAELTWMKLNVLLSLLVLSKNSLPLPLEVPECARVIHTPALDVRLSRKHPRAPWTPCSAQPPLKMVQVMSTRGHPTEQEAGPRRRLKVLSPTVGAGSAETCATAPSARALRPGSGPGPAPAADRLRSARAVRPHWKTSGWKQPDGRLVSSKEPTSVIQI